The sequence TTcgatgcctttctgcgggagtctttgccgtttctttgtacttttcgctccgtgagttaaccaggatttatttaatacctaaaaatgcaaaattaattgagaaaagtatttattcttgaaaacaacgaaaacacagaatatgggataaaatggagcgttagtacaaaaatgatgagttaaatgccaataaaaaggtgcaaatatatacaatatttggcagtCATCaggaagacagatttattcaatcctatagacttttctgtatgagacagatttgtttatcaagtcttcgactttgggtcgtggcaactcttagttgtaggtgagatcagctaagggaatcaagtacgtagtatcctgctggtatcaaagacgtaaggagcgcaactgtaccttggatcagtgtaagattgattggagttcaactacagtccagaccgaagttagtttgtagtaggatagtgtttgtagcggattaatacagtgtgtgttcaatatggactaggtcccggggtttttctgcatttgcggtttcctcgttaacaaaattctggtgtctttgttatttctatttacgcattatattgtttatctttataattgaaatatcacaggttgtgcgttacaatcaatcaattggaaatccgacctttggttgttgattgaaattgattgatacttgaacattgattgaaattgatggatacttgaatattggtctttggtaccgttcaagtgatttctctggtattcaattagactcgcagatttgcttgagtaagaattgaatcgagaaagagagatataactctttgatatacttttcatagattgagtcttgttgattctcttaaaagtatattggagtttttccatacagattgctaagcgaaatattgggtgtggttgttgtacccccactttttcattattGATTGCCGATCTTTCTATATTAAATGCACGCGATAAGGGAAATACTGTTGTTCATATGGCTATTAGGAAATGTCGACCATGGGTAGTTTTTGTCACTACTCTATCTATATTGAGTTTGTGGTAACATGCCCTGTTATCTGCAGAAGTTTTCTATTCTCCGTTCAGTTTTctcattttatcttatttttccaTTGGATCTTAGTATTTTATTTCTACGATCTCCTAGTCTTGGTTTCATTTCTATAACTGCTCATTATCATGGATTTTCCGTTCTCAGGGTTGGTAGTTTATAAAGTTTGTTTTTTCTGACGTAGTGCACTCTTATAAGGGTTCTAGATAAATTGACTTaaagctttttttttctttatgtgaTTTGAGATAGTGTGCCTTCTACTTAGTTATTATTTGTCGATGTCAATGTCATCAATAAtaaaaaggaaactgcaatggaTTTAGCAGGCATTTGAAGTCAAGCAAGCTTTAACATATGTTGGTGCCAAGCATGCAAGAAATGTTGATGTTCTCTTTGCTTCCATTGCCAGGACAGTATTTTCACGTTGGTCCAGACGCCAACATTACAGATAATTTGGGGTTCATGTTATTTTATCTTTTGAATGCTACTTCACCCTCTGGCAGTTGTGGTGGCCCAAATCACTTTGGTCGCATGGGATACTAGGGATCAAAAACAAGTTGTTTCATTTGTTAACAAACTAATGTGTGCAGCTTGTGTAAGTACCAGTGGTACATTTATCTCACTATCTTTTGTTGGTGTGGTAAGGAGAGGATCATGGATGGCAATTACTATAACTGTAGTTGGAGTTCCCATCCTTGTTGTAAATCTCAACCTATTTAACCTAAACTAATCCAGAGTAGTTAAACTAACCTGACCAGGGGGtatatttggaaaaaaaaacagtttgggaaactCACTCAGCCAAGCTGAGTCGAACACGTACATGGTTGTTACTTTGTTGCAGAGTTCGACTGTGAGCGCACCTTTCCAAAAAAACAAATTTCCTTGACCTTTGCTCTTagttataaccgttttcacacacctacactaaaattgaattttatgtttttttttccaagACCAATCTTTTCCTTCTTCATGCCCGTTATAACTGTATGTTTTGAAGAAAACATAAAATATTTTCTCACATAATTTTCAAGTTTTAATCTTAAAGATTACAAATTATAATTAGAATcttaaagtaaaagaataaaatattaaaaaaatgttTTGAAAGCTGTTTAGACCGATTATAATTGTTTTCATACACTTATAACCgtttgattcgaacttcaaatgatGATCTTTTTATTATCCAATTAACCGTTATAACACTCTTTATTTTAAAATAACATATGAAAATGCTAGTTTATACTAAATATAGCCTTTTTAGCCCGAAACGTGTCGACGCCCACTAAAACATGTCACAACCGCCATGTCGGGTAGTCTTGACCTAACTCATGACCCATTTTCCAAACCTTGCTTTAAAGAGAATATTAAAAATCTTTGATTAAAGGTCCTCATGGATAATATAAAGAACAAAAAACAAACTGAAGGCAATATATTCTGTCACTTCATATCAGGAAAGTATCTTTACCACAAGTGGGTATAACCAAACTAAAGAAAAGAGATATATAGTCCATTGAATTATTCTTAAGAAAAACAATGCATATGATAATAAATAACGAAAAAACCCCAAAATCAACATGAACTTAACATTTATTATTTATTGTAAATTTGAGATTATCGTAATACTGAAAGTACATTCAAAATAAACGTCTCTGCCATAAACGACGACCCAAACATATTCTTAACGTATAAATTATTACTAACAAAACAAAACCTGGTAAAATGGTTGAAACTTGCTTTTGAAGCCGTGGCGaaggaatttggctaaattttgAAGATCAAATTGTCTTGATCGTTGttcttttccatcaaaatagatgtCTCTTGAGCTTGATTCACGACAATTGGGTCTTTATTATCCAAATTACGCCATTGCAGTATCATACTTGCATGAACCATAACCTGCAAtccaaaattaaaacaaaataagaaaaagagaTTGGCAATTGAGATGATGATTGTAAATGATATAACCATGTAACAAATAATATATTTTGCATCACTTTGTTAGGGGTGTACCTAAATATACGTGGATTTCGTTGTTTCCAATTATTATTCTTAACTAGTAGGACTTACcataaaattttgaaatcaagatTTTTTGCAAAAGAAATTAAAGATCTTACTTGGGTCAATGTTGGCAATTTTAGCAATCCCTCCGAAATTGCAAAGGGCACCTTGACTCTTGAACTTTTGATAGTAACTGTTGAAAGCATAGGAAGCGTGGTCTTCTAGTGTGTTTGGGAGATAGCAAGGCTGGCCTTGTTGTACATTAAGACAGACATCGGCCCTTTGCCCACACGCCCAGTTTAGTGCGGCTTCAAGTTTTTCTTTAGGGGCCTGACGATCAGCAACACACCATTCACTAGCTGCCTCAACTATGATCAAGCAAAACCCAAACATAAAAATATTGAGATGATTAGGACTTTGATTAGTGtctaaaaacatgaaaaacaaattaGCAAAAAGAATATTCGATCCTGATCATGCATGTTACCTGGATTTTGTGAGATTACTGCAACAAGGAGAGCAGATACCAGAAATGCTAGCACAAAAATGGGTGAAGTCCTCATCTTCCTCAGTTACTTGTAGAAGCTAGTGTTTATCTCTAACTATTCTGCCTCTTCACCACCACAAACTGCAAAACCTCTCTGTATATGAAAACAAACTAAGAAAAGATTTTATGTGTATTCTGTATATGAGTTATACCACCTTTTTATAGGCCTCAGTAGAAACAAGAATATACTGGTTCCGAATATCCTACATTAATGTGTGATGTAAGTCAACTTTCAGGGATTATCTGACATAAATGAGAAAGATATTACAGAGAATCATGCCAGAAGAAACTAGGAAAGATCTTTGGTATTTTCTGTACAGGAGTTATACCACCTTTTTCTGAGCCTCAATAACTAGAATGAATCAAGAATATATCGGCTCTGGATACCCTGTATTAACGTGCGACTTGGGGTCAATTTTCTGTGTTTGATTGTAGTAGGTATTTTGTACAGTGTTTCACAGTGCTTGTGACACATCTCCATTTAACGTTGGCCGTGGTTTTTCCGCGATGATTATCCAGTAAGAGGATCTGATGATCATCCTTCAACCAAATTTCGTGATTAATACGAGTGATTCTACGCTGACTGAGACCCAGATTTCGTGATTAATACGAGTGATTCTACGTTAACCGTGATAATTGCCATAAAGATTCTCGTGGAGGAATGGAAATCAATGTTTGAGCGATTCTAGCATTTGGATTGGAATTGCATGGTTCTTCCTACGTTGCATAACGATAGACCTTATCTGGTCATACATGCCACATATAACCAGATATTGCAAAACTTGTTGCTGCATTTTTGCCATAGTAGTATTGGTGCTGTCAAAATTTGTCTTAGCAACAACTTGTTTGTGAAGCAAAATGGGATGGAAACAGCTGGTGGAAAAACTTGATAACAATTATACCAATTGTGTTTATTGAAACAAATTACTAATTAATTCAAAATAAATTTTTTGGGGTGATGTGTCACAAGCATAGGAAAAAGAAAGCAAGTATCGTAGAGGTGATGAGTCCGAAGacacattatttttgaattctgaTTTGTGCTTATTAGATATTACAACAAAATgattaaaaaagaaaacaaaaatttgaatttatttTACAGGTACACTTTCTTAGTAAGAAAGACTCTAGTCTGTgtataaattaaagaaaacttccATATTGGGCTCCGACtacagaaagaaaagaaaaaaattggttgTTTTTTCCTGCATCAAGCAAAATATGCTTTAAAATTGACTCATAATTCAGaatcagcataaataggaacagGCAAGAAAGGGAATGGAGCAATAGAAGCATATGCGACCGGTGCACGTGACTGGATGCCAATGGATGAACCCTTCCGTCGCAGTCCAATGTGTCGATCATCTTCACCATTTTGCGCTTGGGTTTCATTGGTAAATAAACCTGGTGTGGTTGCTGTAAGCGTTTGCTGATTTTCACTGACGCGGTGGAACAGCATTCCAGACATAAATATGGGAAGATACAGAAGGCTCCCGTGAAACATCCTCCTTGCATTCTTTGCAGTGCAGTCTCGAACAAACATAACGGCACCAGCAGTCATAAACAGAGTAAGCAGAGTCGATTCAAGACAAAACCACCCACTAGTAATCCTCGCCGCACAAGTTTTTGTCCATCACAAAGCTTAGTCGGAAGCAATTATCAACATAACTTGTttataattattatcatgcactCAGAAATAGTTGAGAAATAAGTAATGAAGGATAAGATTGATTAAAGAATTCTCAAGAACAAATGTCTGCAAATTGTGGGTCACATgtacaaatatccaaaataagccGCACTTGACAACCCAAAATTGGAAATAATTCAACCtccaaaaggataacttcgtgaTAGACTACGTAGAAGCAAGATTAGTAGTAGTAAAGCAAGATACAGGCAATTCCTTAAAGATACCCAAGATGTTTTCCATCCAGAAGGATCAGCAAGAGATATCATCTTAAACCTGAACACAAAAACAAATACCAGGATATGAGAAGGTAAAATACCTGAACTATTGACTACATAAGATTAACCAACATGTGATGCAACATGCATGATTAGCGCACCCACTATTATAGGAGCACCCCTGCAAACTATATTCAGGAACTCAACCATTTGGAATACTCACATGTACAGGTCAGCTATTTCTAACGATCAAATGTGAAAACATTCAGACTGAATCATGTCATTACTACTAATCAACGGACTACGGTATATTACTATTATATTGAAGTTTTCAGGAAAATAAGAATGAATACCCCTCGGCGGCATAATCATTGCGGCACAAGTATGCGAGAGCCATAAAATGGGGCAACTGCCAAAAGTATAAGGCAGCTGGAAGAATCATCGCCTCAAGTGAGACGTGGCCTGCAGCTGCTGTCCAcctgaaaaaacaaacaaaaatgatttGAGCAAGCAAGAAGGCAGAAGATGAAAATTTCAGACCACTATTAGCAAAATCTCATTAAGATTAGTAATGGAGTAATTTCAATTTATAGCCTACTATATGATCCCAGATATGGATGTCCCTACATTATGCAACTTTTGTTAAAGCGATAGAAGACCCCAAGTAAGAATGTGAACAGATCAGATAAAGTAATGTACTTGTAAGAATGACCAAGTATATAAAAGAAGGAACTTGCATCGTCTACCAGGTCTACCGACAGACGACAACTCATACAAAATATGAAATTCAAGGTATTCTTAACCTAAGGACAAATATTTAAAAAGAGAAATCCATTTCAACTTAGAGCAGGATTGTGTTCATGAAGACTTGCTTAGACCAAGAAAAGTAGTTACCCAAGGAGTGGAGGAATAgcaccaacaacagctccaacCCATGTATTCACTGGGTGTATTTGCTTTAAGGGAGTATATACAAACGCATAAAGACCAAGAGTCGAGGCTGCGAGCCCTGCTGTCAGCATATTTTCCTGCAACAACCTTGCCATGGAAGATTTCATAACATATTTTACCTCCGGGTAAAGGGAAATCAACAAAGGGGTAAATCAAAAGAATATTTGTAAACAACAAAATTAGTGTACCTTGCATGCCAATAAAGCTGTGCCTGTTACTCCGACAGTAGTTGCCCATATGGCGGCATGAGGGAGGCTAATTCGCCCAGAAGGTAGCGGCCTTCTTGCCGTTCTCTTCATTTTGGCATCATTTTTTATTTCAAATACCTATTTTTCACAATGATAAACTTAGCAAGATATTCCTTGAGGATAATCCCATAAACTTCAGAGCAAAGTGCAAAAAGTGCAAACTGAGACAAGATACAGCTGGTAATTATAAAAGAGGATTGCCTCAATGGCAATAATGTGAGAACTAGCTACTCAATTGAGAGGTGGAGATACGATAAACGTTACATAGTTCAAATGCTAACCTGATTCAAGGAGTTTGCAGATGCTGCAACCATCATGGTACCAGTACAGGTCAAGCAAAGTCCAGCTATATCAATTGCACCACCACTTCCAAGAACAAACCCTGCCCCAGAAGTTGCCACAACCAGCATGCTACAATGAAAATGCAAAAACCAAAACCGTAATTAGTTCCCAAAATATAACAACAAAATAACTATCATCAATGCATTTGTGCAAATTATACAAAACTTAAAAATGCGTAATAATTCTGTAAGCCATTAAATGACATGAACTTGTACTGATCTAGTACAGAATTGGAATCAAGATGGAGAAATTAAACTAAATCTACAATTACGGCTAAGctaaaatatcttcttcttcattaaagaACTCTTCTCCCTCTCTTACAAACTAAATAGCCAACTCTAAACGAGTTAATAGCCCACTAGTCGAGTAACAACTGTCAAACAACGAGCCGTTCTCAACACACGAATAACGAATTACAACCGAAACAATTAAGCTGTAATAAAGGAAATGATAATCACATTCCCTAAAAGGATAAGGGGCTCCCACTACCAAACAGTCCTGAATTATCAGGTACATGACATTACTCTCGTCTCGAaaatatccttgtcctcaaggataaaaatctgaaaaatgaGCAGTAATATGAGATGTATCCTCCCAAGTAGCATTCTCAGCAGATGCATTAGTCCATTGTATAAGGAGTTGCAAAATGTCAGAGACATTCCTAGATGTAGTTCTTGTGGCCAAAATTTCAGCAGGCTCAATAATCACTTGGCCTTCATGATCTACCACTGGAAACTGGGGAGATGGAATGTGAGAATTGCCAATCTGTTTCTTTAGTTGTGACACATGGAAGACCGGGTGAATTCTTGATCCTGGAGGAAGTAATAATTTGTAAGCCAAGTTTCCTACCTTCTGAAGTACCTTAAAAGGGCCGTAGTATTTAACCTGTAGTTTGAAATTCTTGCGCAAAACTAGAGAAGCTTGTCTGTATGGATTGAGTTTTAAATATACCATATCATCCACCTCAAAAGTTCTGtcatttcttttcaaatcaacaaAGAACTTCGTCCTCTCTTGAGCCTTTAAGAGAGTGTCCTTCAAAATGTGTGACACCATGTTTCTGGTCTTCAAATAGTCTCCCAAAGCTTCCACAGTAGTCTCACAATATAAGGGAAAAACCAGATGAGGAGAGTTGTATCCATATAAGGCTTTGAAAGGACTCAGTTTGATGCTAGTATGGTAAGAAGTATTATACTACCATTCTGCTAAGGGAAGCCACTGAGACCATTGTTTTGGCTTAAACCCAGTCATACATCTCAAGTATTGTTCTAGGAAAGCATTAACCCTTTCAGTCTGGCCATCAGTCTGAGGGTGTTAGGCAGTACTAAGCTTCAATTCAGCGCCCAAAATCTTGAAGAGTTCTTGCCAAAAATGACTAGTAAAAACTGTCTCTGTCAGACACTATAGAAGAAGGCAGACCATGCAATCTAAATACCTGACTGATGAATTCTTTAGCCACATAAGCTGCAGTGTAGGGATGTTGAAGTGCCAAGAAATGACTGTACTTTGTAAGCCTGTCCACCACCACTAGAATAACTGATTTCCTGTTGTTGGGTGGTAATCCCACAATGAAATCCATAGAGATATGTTTCCAAGCTTGATCAGGAATTGGAAAAGGTTTCAAAAGTCCAGGTGGATGAACATGCTCACCTTTGTGCCTTTGGAAAACATCACACTGGCTAACAAATTGAAGAATATCTTTTTTCATACCAGGCCAAAGTAAATATTATTTAGCTCTGACATAAGAAGCTTGGATGCCAGAGTGACCCCCCAC is a genomic window of Papaver somniferum cultivar HN1 unplaced genomic scaffold, ASM357369v1 unplaced-scaffold_137, whole genome shotgun sequence containing:
- the LOC113334412 gene encoding glucan endo-1,3-beta-glucosidase 4-like; the protein is MRTSPIFVLAFLVSALLVAVISQNPVEAASEWCVADRQAPKEKLEAALNWACGQRADVCLNVQQGQPCYLPNTLEDHASYAFNSYYQKFKSQGALCNFGGIAKIANIDPSYGSCKYDTAMA
- the LOC113334691 gene encoding protoheme IX farnesyltransferase, mitochondrial-like, which codes for MLVVATSGAGFVLGSGGAIDIAGLCLTCTGTMMVAASANSLNQVFEIKNDAKMKRTARRPLPSGRISLPHAAIWATTVGVTGTALLACKENMLTAGLAASTLGLYAFVYTPLKQIHPVNTWVGAVVGAIPPLLGWTAAAGHVSLEAMILPAALYFWQLPHFMALAYLCRNDYAAEGFKMISLADPSGWKTSWVSLRNCLYLALLLLILLLRSLSRSYPFGG